From one Neofelis nebulosa isolate mNeoNeb1 chromosome 4, mNeoNeb1.pri, whole genome shotgun sequence genomic stretch:
- the PIP gene encoding prolactin-inducible protein yields MHFLQLLFRASSAALLLVLCLQLGTNKAQENTGRKVIKMEVQMPRRANASEEITVKMNVKTELLECMVITSYLRSNITIQGPFNYRFTTCLCKNAPRNFYWDFHINETANIAAVAQVTAQLDICPNNEAVVPLGQKYIYTIGTITVG; encoded by the exons ATGCACTTTCTCCAGCTCCTGTTCAGAGCCAGCTCTGCTGCCCTGCTCCTGGTTCTCTGTCTGCAGCTGGGGACCAACAAAGCTCAGGAAAACAC CGGTCGAAAAGTGATAAAAATGGAGGTACAGATGCCCCGCAGAGCAAACGCAAGTGAAGAAATCACTGTGAAGATGAATGTTAAAACAGAATTGCTAGAATGTATGGTG ATTACATCTTACCTCAGAAGCAACATTACAATCCAAGGTCCTTTTAACTATCGTTTCACCACCTGCCTCTGTAAGAATGCTCCAAGAAATTTCTACTGGGACTTTCACATCAATG AAACTGCAAACATAGCAGCAGTGGCCCAAGTTACTGCACAACTAGATATCTGCCCCAACAATGAGGCAGTGGTGCCCTTgggacaaaaatatatttataccatTGGGACCATAACCGTAGGCTGA